The DNA region GCTGATACTGCCGACACTGCCAAGCAACCGCTACAATAATAGCCTGCACACGCGGCGAATCCACATGATtcgatttttttttgttttttttatctgACATCTACCTGCTGTCTAATGTAGCAGGCAGTCCATGACGAATGCGTCAAGTGTACATTTTACAGACGCATAATCCTTTCAAATAGGCTATATTTTTTGAGTCTATAATTTCAAATGCATTGTGGAAAGTACAGTAAAATAATACACTAGAAAAGTTAATTGTTGATTTTTCACCTTCACTTTTGGAATGGCCAAAAAAGAAGGCTGTCTTGCACGAATGAGTGCTGTGTACTTTGCTTGAGATAAAGCTTTTTTCCACCTGACAAACCCACTGTCTGTCGTCCCTTTTATTTACAAGATGAAGAGGGAGATGAACACCTTGCTTAAATAACAATACAGCATTTTGTGTCGAAACAAACCACGCGGACAACACCTGGTAAATGTCAATAGGTCATAGAGCTACTGTACAAGTGCATAGTGACACATAAAGTCACAGCGATAGACACAGACGACATGTTGCATTTGATCACCCTCTGCTGGTTTAGTTGGGTACATTTTGAGCCTACAGTCCACAAGCCTACACTCAATGACAGTTTGTCAATAGCCTTTGTCCATGGAGGTAGAGGTCTGCGCGGGACTGAATTCTTCATACCGCACCCGCTGGCTTTCTGTCGGACTCACACCCGCTACTGGTCTCGAGCCCAATCACAGTCcagcaatgttattttaggcgtatgtgacgctgctcacttgccagccatggtcccagcaatattgcgccctataggcaatatcaaaatGCACAAAAATAACCTAAGAAATTGGTTAAATTATAAGAGATTCTCACGTGGCCCATTATATTATGCTATCGGTATTACTAGTCTTAGTTTACGGAGACCAGAGTTAGATACTTGCACTTTCTCGATTTTCAGACAGAGACAAATATGCTTGATCAATATTTATTTGTAGGCAACTAGCCTAGTcatatttaggaagtacatttccttggacTGATAAAGTGCTGGTGCTTCTCTgcccatgcataggctatagcctactctgTTTAATTGAGAACACAAGCTGCACCTCTGCATGTAGGGTAACATGGGGTATGACGCCTCCCTTAGGGTACTTAGGATAACGAACTATAAAGGAAAAGAAATGGCTACAGTTGACAGATTTTGTGTGATTTAATAAAATGTCTTTTTTAGGAAAGGGGCTTTTGCTCAGCTACTGGGGTAAGAGTTCAATAGTTTGTAatatttacatatattttttaacaaagTCTTAGGAATAAAACAGATCAAATAttgattaaacacacacacattaaaccaGTACAGTCTAAACCttgtcccaagcaagtctcttcttcttattcgtCTATTAGTAGTGGATTCTTTGCAGCaatgaagaaggaaagaaattccacagattaacttttaacaaggcacacctgttaatttaaatgcattccaggtgactacctcatgaagctggttgagagaatgccaagcgtgtgcaaagctgtcatcaaggcaaagggtggctactttgaagaatctcaaataaaaaatatattttgatttgtttaacacttttttggttactacatgattccatatgtgttatttcatagttttgatgtcttcactattattctacaatgtagaaaatagtaaaaataaagaaaaacccttgaatgagtaggtatgtccaaacttttgactggtactgtactttcATTCATTTTTCAACTGGTAGCGTtgtaccttcagacgagtcttatgaggcctgtgggcatcctagtGCAAAACAATGTACGTGTtagtgagagtctcacctttccacacaggggtcatattagtgtgtagcccaaactgttcggatgctacagacagaagttggcagatcagctgtactgacttcagacgagtcccaagacgcttgtgggggcaAAACGGAAAGATTATTATGCagttttttttattatgctaatacATTTTCGCAGGGgtgcggacatcgactctagggggttaaacatttcataacaataacaataacttaACACAATGGCATTTTCCCTGATTTTGTAATTGACACAGAGGTCGCAAATGAATCCCACGCCAGTTAAACATGAGCATAGCTCGTGAGCCCACCTCTGACACATCTCGCTCTGTATCCAGTCCCCACCGGTAAAACTGAAGAGCTCGTTACAGGACAAGCATTCTGCATCCCCTTCTTTTAGGGTGTTTGTTGTGGTTTTGGAAACTGGAACAACCTTTTTCAGATGCgccacagctttcttcagtgTCACAGGTTTCTTTCTCCCTTTGCTTATTTCCTTGTCTCTTAGTTTTTTTGCCTTTTCCTCCAAGAACGTCTTGTGGGGTGAGGCTGTCAGGACTGTAGCCGACTCAGCCTTTCTTTTCCTAAACCTTGCCTCCTGTATCCTTGGCCTGGGGGACAACTCCAATATGACCTCTGCCACGGTTTGTTGTTGTCGAACTGGTACtttaaacaaaaacaaacaaataaataaacaacaacaactcaTGAGTATTGTTTCAATAAACACTTATTTCTAATCTAATCACTCTATATGCTACTATGTCTTTCTTAAAGTGAGTGCTGACTTTTCTTTTTCTTACCAACATTCGGAGCAAGGTCGCTGGAGACCTGTGGGTGCTGGGTAGGCTGTGGGGTGGAGGTTGTGACGGATGCTGATGTTGTGGCGGAGGTTGTGGCATGGGGTAGAGGTCATTGTGGGggtgaaaaaaaatacaaatgtatgcactcactaactgtaagtcgttctggataagagcgtctgctaaatgactaaaatgtaaatgtaaaatgtgaagcCAACAGCTCGAGCCAGACTGTTTGCTTGTGGGATACGGATGGATAATTCTAGGTGCCACTTCAGAAAACCGTAAAACCAGTCTATGCCTGCTGTCATGAACCGGCTCGTAGCCCGTAACAAATAGGGAGACAACATGGAGATAAGGAATAACAAAATATATTTAGTAACTAAAGCAAACTATATAATTTAcaattaacaatggtgtgtgtagtcagtTATGTAAGGACTAAATGTAAGTGAACGGATGCGTGCATAGATGTGATAATGAGGAGTGTTGAAAgatgccaaagcaaacaaccaaacaATACAGCCACACAAATGCCACAACCAAAATCCAACAGTgtgtctgcatggagagagtCTCCACAATGAATGGGGGAAAGGTGTATTTATCCCTGGGACACACCCGAGCCCAGGTGTGTCCCCTTTCTCTGATGACCCTCCCGGCTCCGCCCACCGACATCCTATTAAggaaaacaagaacaaagagagaattcggcagacagagtgggagggtcgtcacaccccaccccccataaaaccGGGGACCACCAAGGACCCCGGAACACCACACCAAccatacatacataaacacaaacaaaatactGCCCTGGTTACCCGTATTCCACTGCCCCAGCCACCCTCGTCCtccccagacctcagcaacctttgcgcacaggaagcaacctttaagaggaaagaagaaaacGAGAACAGCAGGGAACAGAAAACAGGAGCAACAGGACAAcataaaatatacaaataaacaGTAGTAAGTCACGTGGACGACACGCATACACTCGGGGACCACGCGTGTCCACCGATCAATAGGACCAGATTCGTTCAGGACCAGGGGGCACAAGAGAGCGCGTCAGCAACAACATTATCAGTCCCCCTGATGTGCCGCACATCGAGATGGAAGGCCCGTAAAAACAAAtaccatctcattatcctctggTTGGGACACATAATAGACCTCAAGAaggtgagagggttatggtcggtgtagaccacaataggtactacacTCGACCTGACATACACCTCGAAGTGTTGTAGTGCCCATATGAATGCTAGCTCTTTTTCCACCACAGAGTAGTTCAACTGATAACGGTAAAATAtattggaaaataaattaacagGCCTCTCAACACCGGACACATCTGCTTGCAACAGGACTGCACCTGCCCCAATGTGACTCGCATCCACCTGCAAGGTGAATGACAAATCCACGCAAGGAGCAGCCAGCACCGGAGTTGAGGTAAGCAACCTCTTAGCATCCTCAAAAGCCTGTTGACAGAGAGGAGACCAGATGTAAACcgccttagctttcagcaaatctgtcaggGGAGCGACTACGGTAGAGAAGTTCCTACAGAAACTACGGTAATAaccaatcattcccaagaaatGCATCAGTTCCATTTAGTAGTTGGcggtggaaaagcatcaatagctatCACTTCAGACCGAACAGGaccaccctgcccaaccaccttacCAGGTACGTAAcggtcgcctgagcaaactcacacttagtgtctctgaatttttcaatctaccctgcagtactCAATCGTCGGGACCAGGGACATTCTCCTCACCATACACGGACCTAGTGTGAGAAAAATAAGAACCCAGCGATGTAACAGTACTGGCCAAAATAACAGGTTTACCGTCCTCTGCGGATTCACACTCTTCGGCCCCAGAGGAACGTGCGTAATAGGGTTTTAGCAGATTTACCTGGCACAGTTGGTGCGCTTTCCTCCATTccggagtggcaactagatagtTTTGCTCAGTGCACTGGCACACAACCGTATATGAACCTTGAAACTTGCcgtgaaaaggagaaccaacaattggcagcataGCAAGAACCTGGTCACcgacgaggctcagctcgccaATCAAATATGCCTTTCATCCTCccttgtgaagatgatagcttctctttagccatctCACCAGCAGTGTACAGGCGTTGCCAGAAATCACATACATAAGATAACAGAGACTGAGGTGGCTcaggagacttccagtcatcctggagcacCGCTAGAAGTCCACGAACACTATGTCCGAACACTAGGTAATTTGGACTgaaacctgtgctctcctgtgaaacctccctggcggctaacagtaaccaaggcaacccttcctcccaatccttatccatctccgtacaataagctctcaacaaagacttaagtgtttgatggaaacgttccagcgCTCCTTGACTCTGCAAGTGATAGGCACTAGCTAAATTATGTTTAATATTATGGAGCTGTTGGAGAACCTGACCAaacagattagaggtgaaattagaaccTTGATCACTCTGAATGatcttagggattccaaacagtgagataAACTGAGTAAAAGCTTTTAGCACAGACTTAGTTGTGATAGAccggcagcaggaaacctagtggtctgacacatcacagtgaGCAGGTAACTACTACCATTCTTAGAGCGAGGCAGAGggccaacacagtcaataatcagatactcaaaaggttgGCTGAGTACGGGAATAGGAAACAGCGGtcccggcttaatagcttgattaggatTAACCGTTAATTGACAGGTTTTTGATGAAAGCAGATACATCCCTCTTTAGCCTAGGCCAAAATAAATGTCTCAGTATGCGATGGTAGGTTTTCTTCACGCCCAGATGTCCAGCAACATCGTTGTGGGAAGTTTTCACCACCAATTCAcaaagcttaactggtaccacaacttGACTAATTGCCTCCCCCACAAAACTACTACCATGAGGCACCCATTTTCTCATCAGGACATCATCCTGGAGAAAATAGCCATgggcgacatctcccaactgttccacaggcacaattttgtcacgcaactcttctaatgtgggGTCAGCCCGTTGCTCTTTGATTAGATCAGAGCGGGGCACAGATAATGGGATAACAGGAAAAGTAGTGACAGATTTCTTTGTACCATCATCATTAGCCGGCGCTGTGAACAGGTCGCGCTCTCATCAGGAATCACTACAAATGACGGCTTACAGGAAACCACTAGAGATGGAGACACGACAGGCCATACACGCTCACCAGCCAAGTTATTCCCAAGGATAACGTCGATACCCTCAATAGGAAACGAAGGACGCACCCCTACAACTACCTCGCCTTTCACCAGTTCAGAATCCAACATCAATTTATGCAATGAAACTGAAAGTGTTCAAACCGATTCCCCTAATTAAAACACTATTCCCTGAATCAGTCTcagcagagaagggtaacacagactaACACAAATGACTCAGAGGCACCTCTGTCCCTTAGGATCTTCACTGGCACTAGGTCATTACTTCCGAACATGGACACAAAACCGTCCGTAATGAAAGGTAAATTATCTGGGTCAATTGGGACTTTCACATGCACCTGGGCATAAGACGGAGTgacaggagtgaactgatgtgggaCAGGCGCTGCTAACGCCGTAGGCCTAGGTTTAACATTAGCGTGAGTACTGAATTTACCCTTAGCCTTGAGTTctggacattcatttttccaatgacctgaaCCCTGACAGTATTGACACACTTGACCGAAGTCAGCTTTACCACGGGAGCCAGGCTCAACCCTAGACGAATGAAGCTCTGCCCGTGAACCAGAGTATCTCGGTGGGCGAGACCCAAATCTTTCCGAACGTCCCCACTCACTCAGAATACGGGGATCTGCAATGCCAGTTTTGTTAGTCAAAACATACTTGTacgccaaaaccgcagcttcagagACAGTCTTCATTTTTTGTTCGTTAATGTACGTGGCTAttcgatcagggattgtgtccttaaattgctcTAGCATAATCAGTTCACAGCCCCTGCAAAGTGATAACCACAGAGACGGAACACCAGCGATTAAACTGTGAAGATAACTCTCGcacaaactcaacatgagtctgttTGTCagccctttttaaagttctaaatcgttggcctTAAGCCTCAGGAACCAATTCGCCATTTGAACCTTATCATAGCTGACACTGTCGGCTACACCAAGAGATGAATATGCTTCCTGCGTTTTACCAGTCAACACACACTGCATGtctagatcctcaaaaagttctacagctgcaccattgagagcatcttgactggttgcaccCCCACTTGgtgtggcaactgcttggcatccgaccgcaaggcactacagagggtagtgcgtacgacccagtacatcactggggctgagctccctgccatccaggacctctataccaggcagtgtcaaagGAAAGCCctaaaactccagccacccaagtcacagactgttctctctgctatcgcatggcaagcggtaccgatgcaacAAGTCTGGAACCAAACAGGACCCTGAATAGTTTCTACCCCCAAGTTataagactactaaatagttaaccaaattgcactaactcttttgactcatcacatacgctgctgctactgtttattatctatcctgttgcctagtcactttacccctcccTATATGTACATactatatctacctcaattacctcgtacccctgcacatcaactcggtactggaaccctgtgtatatagttattgttactcattgtgtatttattcctcgtgttataattgtttctatatttttctctctgcattgttgggaagagcccgtaagtaagcatttcactgttagtctacacctgttgtttacaaagcatgtgacaaatacaattggattAGATTTGATAGATAGTGTGCAGCTCTATGGTGGCACATATTGATTGAGTTGTAGGATAATTGGGCTGTTTTTGCTTTTCATAGTCTACTCTGTTTGATTGTGTTTGATTGTGTCCTTTACTGTAGGGAGGAAAATACACAAACATTCTGAATTATGCACTATGGTTTTATAGCCCGCTTATTCCTCATTCTTATGTGATTTTAGGGTGAGACGGATGCATTCTGTTGACATGATGCTTTTGTTGTGCTACTGTATTGTACAACACTAGAATTCTTCTATGTCACTCCATAAATTCTAGAACAAGCGAGCGTTtgaatgtgtttttgtttgttaatTGAGAAAAAACAAGTCACTGAAAATAACACTGTCAAACAGTTGAAGCTCTTTTCACAGAAATAACTTTAAATGGATGAGGTAGGAAAACAACATTATTTTGATTGGTGTTTTGAAAGCAATTAGTCTCAAATAAGTATCATTTGCTGCTGTGCATTTGAAACAGTTTTGATTGGTATGGTTTATAATGATATACTGTATTTAATAAAGAAATGGGGGGGATGCTGCAATAATAGTCTATTAGTAGCATGTTATTGTAGTTAAATGTATTTCTCATTCTAAATCTAATGCATGTGATCTGATTATTTACCTTAACATCTATTGGTATTGGACATATTTAAATAATGCTTACTAGGCCTACAGTTTGTAGCCCCAggcaaaataaaacattttacataATAGTTTATAAAGCCCTATGGATATCATAATCATTCTGTATGTCTTATCAACATCTCTTTAACAGAAGCAGCCATTGAGGTTAAGCTGGGGTTCAAACGGCACCCAGGTCAAAAATGTCCCTGCCAACAAGGCCAGAGGTGAGCAGTCGGGGCTGGGGGCCAGTGTTGGTACCCAGCCAAGCCTGGCTCTGAATCCAagcagcaggagaccagaggctGGAGACCAGGCTGCCATCCATCCCCAGAGACAGGTAATCTACACTGCACTGCTATAGCTTGGTCCCAGATATTTTTGTGCTGTCTTGTGAACTCCTATAGCCATTGTCATGCCAAAGTTGACAAGAGAGTACAGAGATCTGAGACTAGGCTGGCACTGCTATAAACCCCTGCAAAATAAAGACATTTTATGATGCGAACTACTGTACTAGCCTAGTCCCAACTTTGCAACTGATGCAAATGCTTAGTACATCTGTTCTAGAGGGATTGCAGTCTCCCttcctctggactgactgacaaACTGAATAGTAATCTGCTCTATTCCACCATCATCTGTTCATATTCTGTCTGCTTTTCTTTTTGTACAGAAGCTTAAGAAGGAAAGAAGCAAACCCCGAAAGATAAAAAGAGGAGTATATTTAATGCCATTAAAGCATCATAAAGCATATACCTCCGGATCCCAAAGGAGATGTAGACCTCTCCTGCTATCCGAAGTGCGTAAAAGGCACGAACCTAAGCCAACCAAGCCAACCCTCCCAACCAAGCCAACCATCCGGCCTCTGCTCATGCATGGCCTGAGGATCAATGAGTACCGGGCCATCTACAACACAGTGGTGGAGCCCTTCACTAGTACTACTAGTACATT from Coregonus clupeaformis isolate EN_2021a unplaced genomic scaffold, ASM2061545v1 scaf0038, whole genome shotgun sequence includes:
- the LOC121577334 gene encoding uncharacterized protein LOC121577334; the encoded protein is MDEKQPLRLSWGSNGTQVKNVPANKARGEQSGLGASVGTQPSLALNPSSRRPEAGDQAAIHPQRQKLKKERSKPRKIKRGVYLMPLKHHKAYTSGSQRRCRPLLLSEVRKRHEPKPTKPTLPTKPTIRPLLMHGLRINEYRAIYNTVVEPFTSTTSTLSSYCHPQGINLKERLWLTLDRPKLEEVVHKDSRVEVIETFISVF